In Hemibagrus wyckioides isolate EC202008001 linkage group LG12, SWU_Hwy_1.0, whole genome shotgun sequence, the genomic stretch tagatagatagatagatagatagatagatagatagatagatagatagatagatagatagatagatagataggaggatggacggacagacagacggacggacagatagatagatagatagatagatagatagatagatagatagatagatagatagatagatagatagagacaggtagatagatagatagatagatagatagatagatagatagatagatagatagatagatagatagatagatagatagatagataggaggatggatggacagacggacggacagatagatagatagatagatagatagatagatagatagatagatagatagatagatagatagatagatagatagatagataggaggatggatggatggatggatggacagacggacagatagatggatatttTGGAAATATTCACTACTTCATAAATGAATAGTTTATCAGCTACTATTACTTCTTCAAGCTGattgtttttctataacagctatTAAACAAACTATATAATAACATACtattattaacaatattatAACTCCAACAAAGATGGCCTTTTCGTGTTAAAATTAATATGATTCATTTCCTAGATTATGTAAGAGTCCACTAAACTAATCCCTGTGCTctatgttgttactatagaaatgatactGTATTAGAATTAGCACAGTCACATAAATCTGTTATTTAAATTCCAGATGGAACTACAGTCCCAGCTgctgttctgaccaatcagactgaaGAATTCACTGGGTATCTCCTATATCAGTACAGCTGACCTGATGCTATGGCTCTGTGGCCACAGGACAAGAAGAAACTGTCAAGAGTTTGGGCTCAaggttaaatatatatttttaggaaGATTTTTGGAAGTAGATTCTATTTAGAATTTAGGAGAAGCAGTGAGGAGATTGTGGCCTGTTCATTGCTTTCTACGAGTACACTGGTGCTCCGTTCTGCAGGCGGAATGGAAAtagacttatgggacattttctatcagtataaagaaatgaattatgTTCTGACCGCAAGTCTGagataaaatgagtcaggactctgttgacttcagtgtgagatgtgtgtttttccctctgttggataacattacacagaattttagatgttgatgaacaagcacttggggcatctcagagagcagaaatgggtttaatatcaacATTTGCTTTGGAGATAaattgactgtttttttttttttggtactttCCTATAaatatattgctcctagtaggctagaaaacagaaatacttacaaattcttaaagccctgagtgccTACTTTCATATGAGGAACCACCACTGTGAAGTGTGACATGAAAAAGACattgaaaacaacaaaacaggcacaaattcatTTTTTGGCCTTTGAGGAAAAACATCATTAGGAAGAGCCACTTTTGACGATGCCAAGCGACTGGAGATTGTTCATATGCATTAACCATCAGCTCGAACCTGGTGAAGGATCTGGAGACTATCCTGGAAACCCTGGGCTTGAGGCAGAAATACATGCGTAGATCGCTTCTGAGCATCATGCACCTACACTTCTACTTCTTGGGGCAATTTAAAGTCCTTAATTCACAttactggtgtgtttttagaggtAAGAGGAAACTACAGAACTCGGCGGAAACCCTCGTTGACACAGGGAGCCATCAGGTGCCAACATTACCCTCTGCCCCATCATGCCACCCAAAAATAGCTTAAAATATAACACATTTCTTCATCATAGAACAGTTCCATATTTCTATATGTCTCCACTGTTATTCTTAAACCTGTTTATGTCAAAGTTTAGTGTGTCCAAACGTTTGACTTGCGCCGTAAATTATACTAGCTCAGAAATTCGGATTTCAAAATAACAAAGTAACATACAAATTGaagtggagcgaagattgaaAACATCTGCTAGGTATTTTCAGGCAGAGGAAGACAGAATGGATTCTTTGTCTGCACAGTTTGAATGAGGACAACTTTGCTGGATCATGTCTCCGCTCGTTGGGTTTGTTGGAGGAGTTTCATTTCGCAATTCTACACCACTTCACCTTTAGTTaagtaataacatcagtgtaatAGCACAACAAATCCCATATGGAGCTTGGAAGCAGCTCGCTTTTCCTGGAAATCCTGGATACTTCACGTTGGGCTAAGCTggcataaagaaaaaaacatcattttagATTTTTGTAATAGGCTAATCTTACTTACAGCAAAATTCCGAATGATGAAAATCATTAGGCAAAAATgtcaatttatttaatacaccacagaaaaatttcatttcattgtgaaACTAGCTTCCAAGCCCCATAGTACTGTAGATCGCTAAGCTAAACAACCTAGCGGCTCATAAGATCGTGATGAAGCACTTCATATctagtaaacaaaaaaacaaaaaggtgaCTCAAATGTTCGAGAAGGCTTTCTATTCATGGAAATATAAAGTGCATGCTTAAGGATCAGTAAGCAGGAGAACGGAAGGTCGTGTTTGGTGTCTTGATGATGTCTTGGAAGATATGGATTGAACATTTCCTGTTTTGAGATCTGCAATAAATGAGGTTTGGAATTCTTACCTAAAAAGGAAGCAATTCAATCGcgattaaaaataaaacgaaAGCGTGTGATGCAGTCTATGTGATGAAATGTGCATCTCACTACACTTCATCACAAAAAATCATCACATACTGACATTCTCAGTCCGTATATATGTGTCCTGATGTGCCAGATGTGTTACATCACCCGAGCTGTTCTTTCTGTGCCCTTTGTTGCGAGGACAGGAGCAGTTTCATTTCTACGCAAACGCCGGAGCTCTGAAGCAGCCAAGCAATGACGGCAAACCAGGAGAGAAAGTGGCGTCGCATTGtgatctccacctcctcctcctcctcccctcccaCGCTCTTCTCCCGATCCCTACGGCAGACGGATAACAGCGCAGCCACAGACGGGCAGCTGAGGACACGGAGGAGACTGGATTACAGGGAAGAACTTCAGAGCTGAGGGCGCGTTTTCTACCTAGGCACTTTGCAGGCTATTATGTCTGGTGTGTAAATCTAACTGTCTCGTGTTCTCGTTCTGGCTGCACCGTCGTTCTCGCTCAGTCGCCGAGCCAAGACATGAAGGAGACTGATTTAGGTCAGCATGTCTGGCTGGCTGAGCGCTCTGCACTCTCTCAGTGGCAGCTTCATTCGGATGCCTTTCTGGGTTCGTCTCCATGTAACACGCTTAAGACGCTCCACATCAAGACAAAGCAAACTAGAACCAGAAGCAGGACCCGGGCCGTACACGCAGGCCCGGCTAAAGCAGtcgcaaagaaaaagaaaaagcagagaCTGTGCAAGTTCTTCTCCGACTCCAGCATCTTCTCTTTGTCTGAACGAAGCTTTCGTTTCCCTTACAggttctccaaaaaaaaaaaagtcccaacTCTTTGTTCCTCCTCCAAGATGGAGCGTAATTCCGAGGTTTTACGAGTGTCGTTTTTGCTTCACCGTCCCAGTTCTCAGCCGTTTCACCAGGAGAAAATTAGCCGGCTTCGATGGAAGAGCAGAGCACTTTGGGAGAAAAGTGTGCGAGTCGCAGCAGTACGCTCCTCTGCCTGCTCTGTCTGCAGTCGTCTGCTTGTGTCGCACTGCGTCTGTGAgaaggaagggggaaaaaactcaGCGTCTCAGTACACTCGTGAAAAACCAGCTCCGTGACACAGCAATCAGCTGACCCGCTTTGTCATCATTATCGGTCCACACAAACCAAAAAGGGGGATGCTGGGAAGTTTTTCGGGGTGTGGCGCCACCTGACTACGCCCTCtcgtttgtttcttttttttatcctaacggttatgatggtgatgtttcAATGTCGCTGTTTATCTCTTTGTTTCCcccactcccccccccctctctctctctctagctttaAAGTTGTATTTCCACAGAATATACCACTGACCTGTATCCTGAGCTGCATCTGAATCTCCGCTGTGCGAGAAAGGGGGAAATGCAACCTCCAAACTTCACATCAGAgctaatgagattttttttccccacatctGGATGTGCACATCTGCAATACGGACATTCAGGTCAAATATTCATCCAGTCAGTGCAACGCAAGTGGTGCAGTTTGGGCTTTTCTTTTCAGAAGGAATAGATGAAATTGTTTCTTGTGGCAGGAAAGCCTTGAAGGACAGACATATAAGTTGCTGAAATAAAATTCTTTTTCACCTGCTTTCCGTTTACATTTTCTACCACgtatttatttaatatccactatttttcattctgttcttattaacactgctctctctctctctctctctctctcgctccctcaaAAAGTCCAATTCAAAGCATTAAATCTTCCTGCTGCAAATTGATTGACGTGATGCACAACCACATCTTCAGATGCTGAACAAAGCGAATGCGACGCTCGGAACAAAAGAGGAAAGTGTTGGACATGCAGAACGAGTAATCGCAGTGCTCTAAGAGCAGTAATTTAAAAGCATCATTTCCTGCTAAGGCCATTTCCAGCACGGCAGCCATTTAATTTTCCATTACATTGCTGATACTGTTGATTGCTTTTccttctctgttctgttcttaACCCAGATTTCACATACCCAGCAACACAGGCTTTAAGGTCTCTTTCAGGATTCTGACAACATTTCACTTTTTCCTTTCCTTGTGCTCTGAACCAGTACATAGAGTTTAAAATCTTATACTGAAATATACCAGTATGATGCCCAATATGCAAAAACAACATGCTGGGAAGCTATATAACTTACAATACACCAAACATAGATACAAGGGAGAAAATTCAGACGAGGTTATTGATTCTATTATTCAGGAATAGAAGAGGGATTCTTTATTTCAGGCTAAAATATGTGATGTGAAAAAGTGGAAAATAATATTGCAAGAGAAAAGACTGAGATTACAAGAAGAAACCAATTTCAACAtaataaaagaacaaacaaaaataaacatgtgCAGTGTATTTAATtgtatgaataatatatatacactaagcAATTACACTATCggtgtgtatattattataaataaatcatataggTACCAAATATGGTGTAAATATATCTAACGAGTCAGAAATATCTCAAgactaggaaaataatcactgtgAGGTgggatgtgtgatgttgtgaagCTGTCACAACCACATGCTAATTATTTTACAACTATTatttgcattaataataataataataataataattattattattattattattattaataataataataataataataataataataataataataataataataataattattattattattattattattattgttgttgttgttgttgttgttgttgttgttaattaaATGACAGCATACtatatttttatccttttaatgttgtggaacttgAGTTCCTTCGATCaccttttttttataacagctgTAGACATTGGTTTATtgacatgttttctttttttctctccctttcttgaaaaaaataagacaaaaaaaaatgcagtcaGAAAATTGAAGGTTGCAACTTTATCTCTGAGATTCCTtacaaaatgctaaaaaataaataaataaacaaacaaacaaacaaacaaacaaataaataaataaagaggacTTTTCAACAACCTTTGTTTTTCAAaagatgttatttttatttcaattttatttattctttttttctgtttatatgaAATTCCATTATAcaagtcatatatatatatatatatatatatatatatatatatatatatatatatatatatatatatatatatatatgtgattatatatattgtttatggTGGAAGTTATCAAGGAAATTATGGAGCAAACAAATGCAGTAGAAAACCTACCAGAATGCTTCATACTAATCTgttaagcaaaataaaaacagaccaaaGTGTTAATGAATGAAGTTGGGAAAAACATGACGTTATAAATTGATCGTAGATGTCGAATATTAACTCTGAAGGCCAACATGCAAGTCATTCAGgttggatttttcttttaacagaACTCCAACAAGTTATATCACAGCACTGACAACATGGCAACATCATTAAGTTTTAACTGGCAACGCTATGTGTTATCGGGAACAATGCCAGACCTTTAGCTAGAGTCATTGTTAGTCATTGTAAATAGCACATTTGATATATTGTGTGAAATGATTCCATTTGCCGCTGAGATGAAATGCTGGCATTATGCAGGCTGTAGATCTGCATGCTTTCAACAGaaagtgaaaatgtaaaaaagaagagagtgagagagaaagagagagagagatgaaaaacaagattgTCTGTGGGCATTGCTTCTGATTTATCACCAAGCGGAGAAGTGCACCTTGGGGAGTGATAAGCGATCAGCCATTGGCTCCTGAACTTCTGTCCTTACATCTGTCCTCTGCTCACAGGGGAACACAAACTGCTGAGCTGAACAAATGGACGCCCCTGGCAAACTAAGTGAGGTTTGAGTGACCTTCTGAGTGAAGTGAGATCCGGAAAACTTCTGTTTTTGGAAGAGGGAATTGAAAGTCTTCTCTCGAGTGCTTGGAGAAAACTTGATTTGATAGAGAGCCTGGGCTTAGATGACATGTGCCAGGAGTGAAATGCAGAAAATCATGCAGAGACAGGGCAAGAGTAAGTTaatgatctcagtgactttgaccatgTCATGGGTGTTGCTGTCAAATGGGCTGGGTTGAATATTTGAGAAACGGCTAACATTCATAAACAGAATTTACGTGAAAAATAATTCTCCAGGTAGAAGCACCTTGTGAATAAGAACTTTCAGAGAAAATTAGTCCTTATGGTGCAAGGAAaactacagtaactcagatgAACACTGTTTACAAACACGGTGAGCAGAAAACCATCTCACAACATTGCTGCTTACTGACCACCGgatgtcttttgtttttcacaccattttaATGTTAACTCTAGAGACCGCACCATAAAATCGTTTGAATTGGGTATTCTTATGCTAGCTTGTTAGCTGATATTGGTGTGTAAATGGTTCAGAGCAAACAGACTGCATTAAATCATCAAGCAGATTTCTTTAGCAGTTACCAGCCatgtctgattggtcagtccCTCCGTTatcacaaaatcaagcaaactctgtgATAGTCTGTGGCGCTTGCGCGATTCTGCATCGCAAAtttagaaaacagaaaaatcacAAATATTTGCAAGGCTGCATTGCAaattttgaagaaagaaaatgcaaaatCAAAGCATTTCAGGGTCACATTCACAAAACCTGTGCTGATAATGTAGTGTATAATCATGCAGGCTAACATTTATGTATTGGAAATAGCTGCTAAGGTTAACTAGAACCTCACTAGAGTTTTTCCAGTTCAGTTTAAGGCTGAaggaacagcacacacacacacacacatagacacatacagtatgtatacatacacacacacaaagggccCTTTATACTGGTTAAAGGTTGGTAATATTAGACAGGCATCGAGGAAGCGGGTGTAGATTAGAGAGAAAGGTTACGATGCATCACTTTACCAGACCGTATCctccaaaaaacacacagtactgaATACTTACTGAATTATTCACACTGTGTCCAAATGATCTCACCAGCCTGTATGCAAATGAGCTCTTTACACTTCATGCAATATGATAAAGGACAAGAAGATAcaaagaaagaggggggggggtaaaaaaaaaaacagaagggaAGACCATTTCTGTGCAATCACACTAAACTTATTAAAATAGTGTTGGGAGAGCGAGGAGCAGCGAGGGTTGCTACGGTAACGCAGGCCAAGCAGGAGAAGTGTGTTTTGGATAACGCTGTGATAAAATGCACTGGATGATCAAACCTGCTGAAGGTGAAACATTCGAATTCCTCATGAGTGCAGGGTATAAGTGAGCCGAGCGATGGGATAATTGGTCGATTTTACACATTATACACCTTTATTTTAATGAGTAAGCCAGAATCATGCCAAGTGTACACAACCCTCTGTGTACAGCAAGAGTCGGCAGTgagccatttaaaaaaaaaaaagttgtttaaaatatatatttttattttatagttaggTTTTATATATTCTGTGCAATCTGGGgtctataaataaatgcaaattatatatcaattaaataatatgaaagttaatcattattattagttaattaaataaatcttcttattaaaatataataaataatattatatgatATCTATTGTATGCATTAAAtaatcatatattatatatatatatatatatatatatatatatatatatatatatatatatatatatatatttaattatacttCATTTGTTAGGTTTTTAAAAGCACCATATTTTTTGCTTTCCCCAATTTACTATTTCATATTCTTTCattacattatttctttatttatttgtttgttagtcTGTAAAGAAAGTCTTCAGATTCAGGCTACTTTTCGTGCAGTCAGCAgaattcaaaaaaataaaatctattaatTCCTCAGCGCAGGACTAACCTGACTGGATTTTATGCAACTGCTGAGCTTGTAAAATGTTTGTTGACAGTGCTTCAGGGCAAGCAGCTGCCTGGATGCTTAATGCATGGGACAAAATAGATGTTTCACAGACGTCTGAAAACTTGCTGAAGGTAATTTGGCAAATATGTTAACAGTGTGTCTTGAGGAGATGAGCCAACACACCGAAACATTAGCGGTTTTGTCACTGTGGTTTGGTTTTAACAAGGATATCATAAGCAACAAAAGGGTTGCACAACAAGAAGGACTCATAATATGATGTGCGAAATGTGGAATTTTACGATGATGGGAGTGACAAGGATTGAATGTTGCAGAAGAGCTAAATGCTGTGTTTTAATGATTTCCCTGAGGGACAGACAGAAATGTTGCTCAGTATCTGGCACCAGAATGAGGTCTTTATCTTCAAGACACATATTGCAGCTAAGAAGCCATCTTACTTTTCATAGAAAGAAGCAACGTTGAGTAAACTTAGGAGAATTCAATGGTCcaaatgtgaattttttttatatataaaggtACTGGTGGGTCAGAAGGTGAGAAACGAGACACATGACGATGCCTTTTTCGGCTGGTTTGTGTTGTGGATGTATTTCAGCTAGTGCTGTAGGGGATCTGGTCACAGTCAACAGAATGATGAATGCTGAGTAATATAAACAGAATTTATGATCATCACTCTTCCGTATCTTTGGGGAAAATGGCTCACATGTTAAATCAAACACTAGACACAATGCAAACGTTTCGTGTGCAAGTCAGTATAGGACATGTACAGTAATTGGACAATGATGGGACTCTAAACGACCTAAAACATTTGCATTATTGTATCATGTTTCACTCTATTGTACAGATCCTCAAAGCTCATGGATCCCCTGGAGCTGAGTGTCCTCTGTGTCTAGAGTTTCCTCTGTTCATCTCaggttttctctgggttctccagtttcctttcACCTCCCAAACACATGCAGATGTTTTGACAACTCtaaattgcctctaggtgtgaaAGGTgcgtgccctgtgatggactgttgTCCCATCTTCTGTGTATTCAAGCCACTGTTTCTGCTATGAGCTTTGAATCCACCacgaccctgatcaggataaagcgcttactgaagatgaaagaATGCATTGTAATTGTGTAGCCTTGCGTGTAATGCTCTCACGTTGTGCTATGGAGTACTGGTACTATGTGTAATCTCATGCACTgtacactcttaaaaataaaggtcCCTGGAAGAACCAGAAAGGGGTTTTGTAATGATGTCATAAAAAGTACcatgttttgttcatttcagtAAATGTACAAAGAAGTACTTTTGTGCACTAAAAACATTCGGTGTAGGTTAAGGGTTCTTCATAGAACCATACACCCTGACAAAGAACCATTTATATTTTGGTTCCCCAAAGCACAAACATTATGAATGCGCTATCAAAGGTACACCAGTGGTTCTTAAAGTTCAATGATGTACCTTAAATGAGCTACGACTTCTATATTATAAGTAACTGAAGGTTTTTCCTTGAATCTCCCACCTTAGTTACAAGTTTAAGGCAAAATGTTTGGAGATAGGGATCATTTAATTGGAAAATAATTCCCATGGATGTCATCATATGTCATATTATGATCATTATAGAAATGTGTGCAATAGTAATTTGGCTATTATTTACACCTTTCCTCTCACAGAATGCACaaggtcttcttcttcttcttcttcttcttcttattattattattattattattataaactgttGTTTGGATTTGAATCAAATATCAGATAACAGTAGGTTATCTGAACACATGAGCTGCGCTTTAAGATATAATTTAGAGCTCagcactttttttcccctctaaatGTATTTGTCCACTTACAGTTTTTTCTACATCTTAAAAGGATGATGTCAGTATCCATACAGTGCTTTGTTTTCATAAACAGCTAGACAAATGCACTGGTGTAGAGATGACATTTAAAGCCGGTGAAAAAAGAATTGAttctgaaatgatttttaaacCTGTTTACGGTGCCTAGATGGATTTAAGAAAACACTCTCCTCTAACTGCATTACGTAATGCATATTCACATATAtgttcttccctctctctctctctctctctctctctctctctctctcaatttgaACCATGTCTCTCTAGGCTCTTTTTTGTTAGAGCCTTCATTGGCTCTACTGCGACATCTAGTGGAGAAATGTGCTTTTTTGAATCGAGTCCAAAAGATTAAGAACCTAGAGTTAAGTGCTTCTTGTATTTGTGCCTCATTCCTGTTTTTCAGACTGTAGTATTGTGACCAGGTGATGTACTGCAGGGATATAACTCACTCTGCTTCTTATACATactactatatatactatatactccTTAATTACTACCCTAAATAGTAGGCTATGTCTGAACAACATTTGACGCATGCGCTAAGtgtttattttgattattataAGGAAAAGCTTCAGTTTTTGGAGGGGAAATAACCTGACATTATGCTCGTTATGTTATCAGTTATGTTTGGCGCGCACTTTAGAGTATGAAACGCGCTCGTGAAAGTAGTGCAttccataaataataataataataataataataataataataataataataaatactcaGAAGTGatcgggaaaaaaaaacctataataataaataaatagataataaggaaataaggaAAGTTTGATTCTTAGATATATGAATAGTTagcatatattattaaattgtcTTATCAAATACAACCCAATAAATGAAACTGTTTAATGACTTCAGAGACGGTGCTGTCTTGACCTAACAAACTGGCCATGCTCGTCTACCACCAGTCGCTTGTCGTTAAATTCCTGTCTTCTGATCCTGtctttgaaaaaagaaaaagagggggaaaaaaagaaaaaaaaaacatgtaccTTTAAAAccaatttttgcagtgtagaCAGGAATGAGGTCAGACATAAAGCTCCTCATTGCACGCGCCGATTATTATTAGATACTATATTCAGCCAATGAGCGTTAAAGGGCGTGGTTTCAGCAAAAGACAGGCTAGCGACAGCAGCGGATTGGCTGTTTTCCTCTCGCCTTGCCACTGTTGAGAGGATAAAGCCGAGCGGAGGCGCCGAGCTGAAAATCTTAAAGTTGTGATCGGTGAAAGAAAGATCCGGACTATGAAAGAGCGCAGTGGCTCAAACCTGCCGCATGGTGCTGAGACGAAGCATGCCGAAgagttttctctctttccaataaagttattatttttgcttcttAACCTGCTTTGCATTCAGAGCGGCTCTGGTCTTGTTTTCAGTCGCACTGGCAGCTGAgtgctaacatttttttttttttttttttttaaagacaatttTTGAAGACATTTGCGAAACTTCTCTGTAATCTTCAAGGCGTTAAGAAACACGGAAAAACAACGCGcctgtaactttttttttgtcgtcTCCACGCGCTTTTACGCACGCGCTCCACTGAACTGTGGAACAACGGACAGACTCTCTAACTGTGAAGTGATTTTATTTCACCAGCAGGATTTTAAAAGGTTTATTTAATGGTTATGGTGGCGAACAACCCAGACCTGCCGCCCATCGACTGTACCGACTCCTGTGAGATGGAGGCGGACGCGGACGCCTCGCGGACCCCGGGCTCCCCGCACGCGACCGGGGACGTGGCGTGGTGCAAGACGCCCACCGGCCACATCAAGCGGCCTATGAATGCGTTCATGGTATGGTCGCAGATCGAGCGGCGCAAGATCATGGAGCAGTCTCCTGACATGCACAACGCAGAGATCTCCAAGCGACTGGGAAAGCGCTGGAAGCTCCTGCGAGACTGCGACAAGATCCCGTTCATCCGCGAGGCCGAGCGCCTCAGACTCAAACACATGGCAGACTATCCGGACTACAAGTACCGGCCGAGGAAGAAGGTCAAGACATCCGCTAGTGCATGCAAAGCTGGCGGGGAAAAGGGGGACAAGGGGGTCACCAGTGGCGGGAAGTCATCATCCAAAAAAAGCCACGGCTCTAATAAATCTCCCGGCAGGACGCACAAGAAGTCTGGCTCTCTCGAAGCCGTCAGTGATGCGCTTTATAAACCGCGGGCAGCGTCTTCTGCAAAGCAGATACCGGACAAGCCGGTGAAGCGCGCTCACTCAGGCTCAGAAAGCCTCGC encodes the following:
- the sox4a gene encoding transcription factor SOX-4a, with amino-acid sequence MVMVANNPDLPPIDCTDSCEMEADADASRTPGSPHATGDVAWCKTPTGHIKRPMNAFMVWSQIERRKIMEQSPDMHNAEISKRLGKRWKLLRDCDKIPFIREAERLRLKHMADYPDYKYRPRKKVKTSASACKAGGEKGDKGVTSGGKSSSKKSHGSNKSPGRTHKKSGSLEAVSDALYKPRAASSAKQIPDKPVKRAHSGSESLAPSAAVPASPTLSSSAECGEPPSLYDDAGTRFKHARASSPTPSASHSSSSSSSHSSDEEFEDDPLDFDPSPGGFSGGFGSDTCLDRDLDFGFESGSGSHFEFPDYCTPEVSEMISGDWLESTISNLVFTY